One stretch of Acidobacteriota bacterium DNA includes these proteins:
- a CDS encoding glycerol-3-phosphate dehydrogenase/oxidase, whose amino-acid sequence MIRREMLSRVAARRAPWDMIIIGGGATGAGCAVDAAARGYEVLLLERHDFGKGTSSRSTKLVHGGVRYLEQGNISLVMEALRERGLLRQNAPHLVSDLAFVVPSYEWWEAPFYGLGLKIYNLLSGRYGFGTSQILSKEETLARLPTIRQEGLRGGVIYFDGQFDDARLLINLVATAAEQGATVLNYTSVVGLTRDEEGFVNGVVACDVEGGEEFVAQARVVINATGAFSDSVRRLADENVEPLIAPSQGIHLVFDQSFLPGSSAIMVPHTDDGRVMFAIPWHGHTLVGTTDTPIPEPEIEPKPLAQEIEFILTTASHYLSKVPTRADILSVFVGIRPLVKVGNAASTAALSRDHTLHIDQSGLLTITGGKWTTYRHMAEDCINQAAMLAKLPEKACQTERLNIHGFHQHSEKFGALGVYGSDAPAIQDLIRNDSSLGELLHADLPYCAAEVIWSVRQELARNVEDILARRTRALFLNAKAACAMAPRVAELMASELGQGRGWQVRQVSDFLNLAKQYSVD is encoded by the coding sequence ATGATACGTCGAGAGATGTTGAGCCGCGTTGCCGCCCGCCGCGCACCCTGGGACATGATTATCATTGGAGGTGGTGCAACAGGCGCAGGTTGCGCGGTAGATGCTGCCGCGCGCGGCTATGAAGTCTTGTTGCTGGAACGCCATGATTTCGGCAAGGGAACTTCGAGTCGCAGCACCAAGCTTGTGCACGGCGGCGTGAGGTATTTAGAACAAGGCAACATTTCGTTGGTGATGGAAGCCTTGCGCGAACGTGGTCTATTGCGCCAAAACGCGCCGCATCTGGTGAGTGACTTAGCTTTTGTCGTGCCCAGCTACGAATGGTGGGAGGCGCCGTTTTATGGTTTGGGGCTGAAAATCTACAACTTGCTTTCCGGTCGTTATGGTTTTGGCACTTCCCAAATTTTGTCAAAAGAAGAGACTTTGGCGCGCTTGCCAACAATCCGGCAGGAGGGCTTGCGCGGCGGGGTGATTTATTTTGACGGGCAATTCGATGACGCGCGTTTACTGATCAACCTTGTGGCTACTGCGGCGGAACAAGGAGCCACCGTCCTCAATTACACTTCCGTTGTGGGGCTTACGCGCGATGAAGAAGGCTTCGTCAATGGCGTAGTGGCGTGTGATGTAGAGGGCGGGGAAGAGTTCGTGGCCCAGGCGCGCGTCGTGATCAATGCCACGGGCGCGTTTAGTGACAGCGTTCGCCGCCTGGCGGATGAAAACGTGGAGCCATTGATTGCGCCGAGCCAGGGCATCCATCTGGTTTTCGACCAGTCATTCTTGCCCGGGTCGAGCGCGATCATGGTGCCGCACACCGACGATGGGCGCGTGATGTTTGCCATTCCCTGGCACGGCCACACGCTCGTCGGCACGACCGATACGCCAATCCCTGAACCCGAAATCGAACCCAAGCCGCTGGCCCAGGAAATCGAATTCATATTGACGACCGCCAGCCACTATCTCAGCAAAGTCCCAACACGCGCGGACATCTTGAGCGTGTTCGTCGGCATTCGTCCCTTAGTCAAAGTCGGCAATGCCGCGAGCACGGCGGCGTTATCGCGCGATCACACGTTGCACATTGATCAATCGGGTTTGTTGACGATAACGGGCGGCAAATGGACGACCTATCGCCACATGGCGGAAGATTGCATCAATCAGGCCGCGATGCTCGCCAAACTGCCGGAAAAAGCCTGTCAAACCGAACGCCTCAACATCCACGGATTTCATCAGCACTCGGAAAAGTTCGGCGCGTTGGGGGTGTATGGCTCTGATGCTCCCGCCATTCAGGATTTGATTCGCAATGATTCCAGCCTGGGGGAACTGCTGCATGCCGATTTGCCTTATTGCGCGGCAGAAGTGATTTGGTCAGTCCGCCAAGAACTCGCGCGCAATGTGGAAGACATCCTCGCGCGCCGCACGCGGGCGTTGTTTCTCAATGCCAAAGCCGCTTGTGCGATGGCGCCGCGTGTCGCCGAATTGATGGCTTCAGAATTAGGGCAGGGAAGAGGCTGGCAAGTCCGGCAAGTCAGCGATTTTTTGAACTTGGCGAAACAGTACAGCGTGGATTGA
- a CDS encoding ParA family protein, producing MTTSILTIANLKGGVGKTASVVNIAASYAQMGKKVLVIDMDPQGDATGYFGAEEAAIAQNKHMATAISENLSLEDIRLPTMVEGVDILAGTRDLRDIQKKMEGDIDQHLLLDSLLKSKQLKNYDIILIDTHPSEDCLLVSALYSAHYYLIPLFPERRTSNAVSTMITFAGKLRRLNPMLMLLGCIITKFDRKSATHVRFESVLREGSKQGNIRIFESVIPASTAVQGSESAEQPLINYKPNARVTIAYSALAGEILPGLRGKRQGKVPQPNVAAIALIPDDFEIEVADEIEM from the coding sequence ATGACTACAAGTATTCTTACGATTGCTAACCTCAAAGGCGGAGTCGGCAAGACAGCCTCGGTTGTCAACATTGCAGCTTCCTATGCACAAATGGGTAAAAAGGTTCTGGTCATTGATATGGACCCCCAAGGCGACGCCACTGGTTATTTCGGTGCCGAGGAAGCAGCCATTGCCCAAAATAAACACATGGCCACAGCCATAAGTGAGAACCTATCCTTAGAAGACATTCGCCTGCCGACGATGGTCGAGGGTGTGGATATTTTGGCGGGCACGCGCGACTTGCGCGATATTCAAAAAAAGATGGAAGGCGATATTGACCAGCATCTTTTGCTTGATTCCCTGCTGAAAAGTAAGCAGCTCAAAAATTATGACATCATTCTCATTGACACTCACCCCAGCGAAGATTGTTTGCTGGTTTCAGCACTCTACAGTGCGCATTATTACCTGATTCCGCTCTTCCCTGAACGTCGCACCAGCAATGCCGTGTCAACGATGATTACCTTTGCCGGCAAACTACGGCGGTTAAATCCAATGTTGATGCTACTGGGATGTATCATCACCAAGTTTGATCGAAAATCCGCGACGCACGTGCGCTTTGAAAGCGTGTTACGCGAGGGCAGCAAACAAGGTAATATCCGTATTTTCGAGTCGGTCATTCCAGCTTCTACGGCTGTGCAAGGCTCTGAATCTGCTGAGCAGCCCCTCATCAACTACAAGCCCAATGCCCGTGTAACCATTGCTTATTCAGCACTGGCAGGTGAGATTTTACCCGGGCTGCGCGGGAAGCGTCAGGGTAAAGTGCCGCAACCCAACGTGGCCGCGATTGCTTTAATCCCGGATGATTTTGAGATTGAAGTGGCCGACGAAATCGAGATGTAA
- a CDS encoding ParB/RepB/Spo0J family partition protein, which translates to MKSKKIASSAEEMRARLFNPATQSQAAELPPDRLKAYLDYVGKTVTVPLDLILIEDNVRKQVDTNSPKFQELVESIKREGLLQNLVVDVRTGASGTYLSCVSGQRRLLAAKIAGVEKAVCLLKQYSEGDRVSIGLTENLVRQDLHCIDVADGYAELHRAGWSEEEIADRFERGQRTIHRYLLIAAWPEDVKQKIRANPDLFTTRVIFNDFVSRGFANDAELQAAVDAKITNSLQKTISNASINKSNQRTSLTQETRHGIKMLGDKLQTSIKVKTTGDKGRLEIAFVTEAELRRLLELLVVN; encoded by the coding sequence ATGAAAAGCAAAAAAATCGCTTCTTCTGCCGAAGAAATGAGAGCGCGCTTGTTCAATCCCGCAACCCAATCTCAGGCGGCTGAATTACCGCCAGACCGGCTAAAGGCGTACTTAGATTATGTGGGAAAAACCGTTACGGTACCACTGGATTTAATTCTGATTGAAGACAATGTGCGGAAACAAGTTGATACCAATTCGCCTAAGTTTCAGGAATTGGTCGAATCAATCAAACGCGAAGGATTATTGCAAAACCTTGTCGTGGATGTGAGAACTGGCGCTTCGGGAACCTATCTATCGTGCGTTTCGGGGCAAAGGCGTTTGCTGGCCGCCAAAATTGCGGGAGTTGAAAAAGCCGTTTGTTTATTGAAGCAATATAGCGAAGGAGACCGTGTTTCAATCGGACTCACCGAAAACTTGGTACGCCAGGACTTACACTGTATTGATGTGGCTGACGGTTACGCCGAACTACACCGTGCCGGTTGGTCAGAAGAGGAAATTGCCGACCGCTTTGAACGTGGCCAACGAACAATTCACCGTTATTTACTCATTGCCGCTTGGCCTGAGGATGTAAAACAAAAAATCCGTGCTAACCCAGACCTGTTTACCACGCGAGTCATCTTCAATGATTTTGTGTCGCGCGGGTTTGCCAATGATGCGGAATTGCAAGCGGCTGTAGATGCCAAAATCACGAACTCGCTTCAAAAAACTATTTCGAACGCATCTATTAACAAATCAAACCAGCGCACCAGCCTGACTCAGGAAACGCGCCATGGGATCAAGATGCTAGGGGATAAATTGCAAACAAGTATCAAAGTGAAAACCACCGGCGATAAAGGCCGTTTGGAAATAGCCTTTGTCACGGAAGCTGAACTGCGCCGGTTGCTGGAATTGTTAGTTGTCAATTGA